Below is a window of Haloglycomyces albus DSM 45210 DNA.
GATACTGCGATCCGACGTCGTTTCCTTGGCGGTGACCTTGGGTGGGATCATGATTCTCCCAGAAGAGGCGCAGGAGCTCCGCGTACGAGACGATCGAGGGATCGTACACGACCTTGACCGCCTCGGCGTGTCCTGTCGTTCCACTGCAGACCTCACCGTACGTGGGATTTTTCCGGTCGCCACCCATGTATCCGACGGCCGTCGTCCATACTCCGTCGGTGCTCCACAACATCCGTTCGGCGCCCCAGAAACATCCCATGCCGAAATAGGCGACTTCTTTCCCTTCGGGAA
It encodes the following:
- the msrA gene encoding peptide-methionine (S)-S-oxide reductase MsrA; amino-acid sequence: MTIEHAVLHTPIDGPVPEGKEVAYFGMGCFWGAERMLWSTDGVWTTAVGYMGGDRKNPTYGEVCSGTTGHAEAVKVVYDPSIVSYAELLRLFWENHDPTQGHRQGNDVGSQYRSVIFTTTDEQQQQATSSREAFQPTVTEAGYGPITTYIDTAGDFWLAEDYHQQYLHKNPLGYDACGSGICTIQW